In the Lepus europaeus isolate LE1 chromosome 18, mLepTim1.pri, whole genome shotgun sequence genome, one interval contains:
- the ARL4D gene encoding ADP-ribosylation factor-like protein 4D: MGNHLTEMAPTASFLPHFQALHVVVVGLDSAGKTSLLYRLKFKEFVQSVPTKGFNTEKIRVPLGGSRGITFQVWDVGGQEKLRPLWRSYTRRTDGLVFVVDAAEAERLEEAKVELHRISRASDNQGVPVLVLANKQDQPGALSAAEVEKRLAVRELGAATLTHVQGCSAVDGLGLQPGLERLYEMILKRKKASRAGKKRR; encoded by the coding sequence ATGGGGAACCACTTGACGGAGATGGCGCCCactgcctccttcctgccccacttccaggccctgCACGTTGTGGTCGTCGGGCTGGACTCTGCCGGAAAGACCTCCCTCCTTTACCGACTCAAGTTCAAGGAGTTTGTCCAGAGTGTCCCCACCAAAGGCTTCAACACGGAGAAGATCCGGGTGCCCCTGGGGGGGTCCCGTGGCATCACCTTCCAAGTGTGGGACGTGGGGGGCCAGGAGAAGCTGCGGCCGCTGTGGCGCTCCTACACCCGCCGGACTGACGGGCTGGTGTTTGTGGTGGACGCTGCCGAGGCCGAGCGGCTGGAGGAGGCCAAGGTGGAGCTCCACCGGATCAGCCGGGCCTCGGACAACCAGGGGGTGCCGGTGCTGGTGCTGGCCAACAAGCAGGACCAGCCCGGGGCGCTCAGTGCGGCTGAGGTGGAGAAGAGACTGGCGgtccgggagctgggagctgccaCGCTCACGCATGTGCAGGGCTGCAGCGCAGTGGACGGGCTGGGCCTGCAGCCGGGCCTGGAGCGCTTGTACGAGATGATCCTCAAAAGGAAGAAGGCCTCCCGGGCGGGCAAGAAGAGGCGGTGA